A region of Dioscorea cayenensis subsp. rotundata cultivar TDr96_F1 chromosome 5, TDr96_F1_v2_PseudoChromosome.rev07_lg8_w22 25.fasta, whole genome shotgun sequence DNA encodes the following proteins:
- the LOC120259943 gene encoding LOW QUALITY PROTEIN: probable WRKY transcription factor 72 (The sequence of the model RefSeq protein was modified relative to this genomic sequence to represent the inferred CDS: inserted 1 base in 1 codon), with the protein MEMKLDEDVSKLSKLESTKVEMLEMQKENEKLKMILGRIAEDYRGLQMRFFDAFQQEQVKNNGEQIPVIALKQVEEKEVEKEPFELVSLRLGTSSSFQKKEEKIIRNDDKKEECLTLGLGETLSMNSENNTFEDAKQDEVSQQPLVKKPRVSVRARCDAPTMNDGCQWRKYGQKXAKGNPCPRAYYRCTVAPACPVRKQVQRCAEDKAILITTYEGTHNHPLPITATAMASTTSAAAGMLMSGSSNTTTSSTAFNFPDNSKPITLDLTSPQALQLNSYYYSSPSSSNLNFSSSYMQRSNNAMTDSIAKAITSDPSFRSVVAAAISSYIGAGDQSLCLAQDGNGFSAPKLLSKFNDASFNAQQGKNLMMYQQPPLLPFSDSKTTSAFSPLETRENIN; encoded by the exons ATGGAGATGAAGTTGGATGAAGATGTTTCAAAGCTTAGCAAG CTTGAATCAACAAAAGTTGAAATGCTTGAAATGCAAAAGGAGAATGAGAAGTTGAAGATGATCTTAGGACGAATAGCCGAAGATTATCGAGGTTTGCAAATGCGTTTCTTTGATGCTTTTCAGCAAGAACAAGTGAAAAACAACGGTGAACAGATTCCGGTCATCGCTCTCAaacaagtagaagaaaaagaagtagaaaaagagCCTTTCGAGCTTGTTTCACTTCGGCTTGGCACAAGTTCTAGTTTTcaaaagaaggaagagaagattATCAGGaatgatgataaaaaagaagaatgttTAACCTTAGGATTAGGCGAAACTTTATCGATGAATTCGGAGAATAATACCTTTGAAGATGCTAAGCAAGATGAGGTTTCACAGCAACCTCTAGTGAAGAAACCTAGGGTTTCAGTTAGGGCAAGATGTGATGCACCTACT ATGAATGATGGATGCCAATGGAGGAAATATGGGCAAA GAGCGAAAGGAAATCCATGCCCTCGAGCTTATTATCGGTGTACTGTTGCACCAGCATGTCCAGTCCGAAAACAG GTGCAAAGATGCGCAGAAGATAAGGCTATATTAATCACAACCTATGAAGGGACACACAACCACCCATTGCCGATAACTGCCACTGCCATGGCCTCCACCACATCGGCGGCAGCCGGAATGCTAATGTCAGGGTCATCCaacaccaccacctcctccactGCCTTTAACTTCCCTGATAATTCAAAACCAATCACACTAGACCTAACTAGTCCTCAAGCTCTACAACTCAATAGTTATTACTACTCTTCACCATCATCTTCAAACTTGAACTTCTCCTCTTCCTACATGCAAAGATCAAACAACGCAATGACCGATTCGATAGCGAAAGCAATAACATCTGATCCAAGTTTCCGGTCAGTGGTGGCTGCAGCGATCTCTTCATATATCGGTGCCGGAGATCAGAGCTTGTGTTTGGCTCAAGATGGCAATGGTTTTAGTGCACCAAAGTTATTGAGTAAGTTCAATGATGCAAGTTTTAATGCTCAGCAAGGGAAGAACTTGATGATGTATCAACAACCTCCATTGTTGCCATTCTCTGACTCCAAGACTACTTCAGCTTTTTCTCCTCTTGAGACCAGAGAGAACATCAACTGA
- the LOC120260724 gene encoding plant cysteine oxidase 2-like, with the protein MRIEGGKVAVEMPRSSSRKGRRRKKEAGAPPPAVQRLFETCREVFFGCAAGVVPSPEDVGQLKAVLDDMKPADVGLAQTLPYFLKDNAKGAPPVAYLHLYECDKFSIGIFCLPPSAVIPLHNHPGMTVFSKILFGSMHIKSYDWVDVPQNSVETETTSHSCEIPPKVKLAKLKKNSVFSAPCETSVLYPMAGGNLHCFTAITSCAVLDVLGPPYSDAEGRHCTYYKDFPYSSFSVDKISMAGEEGEHAWLEEIDKPDDFVVVGAKYFGPKIVVQ; encoded by the exons ATGAGGATTGAGGGTGGGAAGGTGGCGGTTGAGATGCCACGGTCGTCTTCTAGGAAGGGCCGCCGCCGGAAGAAGGAGGCGGGGGCGCCGCCTCCTGCTGTACAGAGGCTGTTTGAAACTTGCAGGGAGGTGTTCTTTGGTTGCGCTGCAGGAGTTGTGCCGTCTCCGGAGGACGTTGGGCAGCTCAAAGCCGTCCTTG ATGACATGAAGCCAGCAGACGTGGGCTTAGCGCAGACCTTGCCGTATTTTCTTAAGGATAATGCCAAAGGAGCTCCACCTGTGGCATACTTACATCTTTACGAGTGTGATAAATTTTCG ATCGGTATCTTTTGTTTGCCTCCATCTGCCGTCATTCCTCTGCATAATCATCCAGGCATGACTGTTTTCAGCAAGATTCTCTTTGGCTCCATGCACATAAAATCTTATGACTGGGTTGATGTTCCTCAAAACTCTGTCGAGACTGAGACTACCTCACATA GTTGTGAAATTCCACCAAAAGTGAAGCTAGCAAAATTGAAGAAGAACTCTGTCTTCTCCGCACCATGTGAAACGTCAGTACTCTATCCGATGGCAGGAGGCAACTTGCACTGCTTCACAGCAATTACATCTTGTGCGGTGCTGGATGTACTCGGCCCTCCTTACTCGGATGCCGAAGGGAGGCATTGTACATATTACAAGGACTTCCCATACTCGAGTTTCTCTG TTGACAAGATATCAATGGCTGGTGAAGAAGGTGAGCATGCATGGCTTGAAGAGATAGACAAACCCGACGATTTCGTCGTTGTAGGCGCAAAATATTTCGGTCCAAAAATCGTAGTTCAGtga